From a region of the Zingiber officinale cultivar Zhangliang chromosome 4B, Zo_v1.1, whole genome shotgun sequence genome:
- the LOC121976442 gene encoding E3 ubiquitin-protein ligase ATL23-like — MWAVFFAFATLFLVCFGIGMMFTVYVCLMWSAMLGDQPEAAAMAAEGKAGAGLSTAELDQLAAVVVGAGVGPRGQECAVCLEEIEEGQAARVLPGCLHAFHQECADRWLAEHRECPLCRTVLCPPPPTPPPAAAQVQVVVA; from the coding sequence ATGTGGGCGGTGTTCTTCGCGTTCGCGACGCTCTTCCTCGTCTGCTTCGGGATTGGGATGATGTTCACGGTCTACGTCTGTTTGATGTGGTCGGCGATGCTCGGAGACCAACCAGAGGCGGCGGCGATGGCAGCGGAAGGGAAGGCGGGTGCGGGGCTGTCGACGGCGGAGCTGGATCAGCTCGCGGCCGTCGTCGTCGGAGCGGGGGTGGGACCGCGTGGGCAGGAGTGCGCAGTCTGCCTGGAAGAGATCGAGGAGGGGCAGGCGGCGCGGGTGCTTCCCGGTTGCCTCCACGCGTTCCACCAGGAGTGCGCGGATCGGTGGCTGGCGGAACATCGGGAATGCCCCCTTTGCCGTACCGTCCTTTGTCCTCCGCCGCCGACGCCGCCTCCTGCTGCCGCGCAAGTGCAGGTGGTTGTGGCGTAG
- the LOC121976441 gene encoding ubiquitin-like domain-containing protein CIP73, producing the protein MATDQSKCSTSGIGESSDSTIQINVKSLDSQIYTFSLNRDTPIPSLKEKVASASGIPVEQQRLIFRGKVLKDDHLLSDYHLEDGHTLHLVARPVEAQTQSGTVSGGQSHNNDQGTDSSTNSPPNRIGQVSHSVVLGTVNISDQREGMGLLPDIGRVVGAVLQSIGAGILSPAGANNTPSVAVNQAAPSNSTGHSQDASGRAQQNNQTQPPVTLVNQPFQVQLASPAALQPNMVIPDSLRTLSDYINRMELILQNSGSQSSAPSNTQNIPRSDTTSLNGNRVPTPDVLGSVIDQARVLLSGNTATAFSHMAERLRREATSDPLVRSQIQTEAMHLGLVMQHLGAMLLELGRTTMMLRTGSSSDGSFVNSGPAVYISSTGPNPIMVQPSPPQLSSFFTGASPLISGPSNILNAGDLLRNINVHVLSGTSLAPSVSSSGARESTRDLNYTGRQNMEQANQTSNASGPLGNAAPMRGMTARTVVAAIPGRSPSEHSGSGPVLSVLFPVHVGSQPSNPTPSTSSQNSHPSIISGTQPATAQTVQHSSSESAIVPQVVAQEHTQTDHSGTAPDQTNGCAPAKSISDTVGQQLVTEGSASRNSCENIVSDWTDNSLDSANKNIETHVPGISTAAGKQHSLITGGMGGSASSKPVNTLTTKEKSSEDKMKDIAQSSKSGGTDRTTPLGLGLGGLQPKKRRNVAKPIVKDGKSHDSSSVSQNQESISRGQELLRSIVSHVSDGNRDSMNMSSGPFPSAAFNQFARSINFVGQDSRERVNAGDLMSQVLGSPAFNNFLTNFGGVPSVSVNESEPESQSYNTIRPDERIHKSELQSPQIDLHEAQQKIEQNDSPGSIFRAMLESAGGLYGEDNHEGLLQELGDDVELSNEYSEILHRHIQQRLTKEPESKEKF; encoded by the exons ATGGCTACTGATCAAAGCAAGTGTTCGACCTCAGGAATTGGTGAATCTTCAGATTCAACTATACAGATTAATGTCAAGTCACTGGATTCCCAGATCTATACATTTTCTTTAAACAGAGAT ACACCTATTCCTTCACTAAAGGAAAAGGTAGCAAGTGCTTCAGGTATTCCAGTAGAGCAGCAACGGTTGATATTTAGGGGGAAGGTCTTAAAGGATGATCACCTTCTTTCTGATTACC ATCTGGAAGATGGACACACACTACATTTGGTTGCTAGACCAGTTGAGGCTCAAACTCAATCTGGGACTGTTTCTGGAGGTCAATCTCACAATAATGACCAAG GAACTGATTCTTCAACCAATTCACCTCCCAATAGGATTGGACAAGTTTCACATAGTGTTGTTCTAGGAACTGTTAATATTTCTGACCAAAGAGAAGGAATGGGCTTGTTACCTGATATTGGTCGG GTTGTTGGTGCAGTACTGCAATCTATAGGAGCTGGGATTTTATCTCCTGCTGGTGCTAACAACACCCCATCTGTTGCAGTA AATCAGGCAGCTCCTAGTAATAGCACAGGACATTCACAAGATGCTAGTGGCAGAGCTCAACAAAACAATCAAACACAGCCACCTGTTACGTTGGTCAATCAACCCTTTCAAGTGCAACTCGCTTCACCAGCAGCACTACAACCAAATATG GTCATTCCTGATTCTTTGAGGACCTTATCAGATTATATCAACCGCATGGAGCTAATACTACAAAACAGTG GTTCTCAGTCATCTGCACCAAGCAATACACAGAATATTCCAAGGTCAGATACCACATCCTTGAATGGGAACAGAGTACCTACTCCTGACGTGTTGGGTTCAGTAATTGACCAAGCAAGAGTGCTTCTTAGCGGAAATACAGCAACTGCCTTTTCT CATATGGCCGAGCGCTTGAGAAGAGAAGCTACTTCTGATCCATTGGTTCGAAGTCAGATACAGACTGAAGCCATGCATTTGGGTTTAGTCATGCAACATTTAGGTGCAATGCTTTTGGAGCTTGGTCGTACAACTATGATGCTGCGGACAGGATCATCTTCT GATGGTTCTTTCGTGAACTCTGGCCCAGCAGTTTATATATCTTCCACAGGACCAAATCCAATAATGGTTCAG CCTTCTCCTCCTCAATTGAGCTCTTTTTTCACTGGTGCTTCACCTTTGATTAGTGGACCTTCTAATATATTAAATGCTGGGGACTTATTGAGAAATATAAATGTACATGTACTCTCTg GGACTTCATTAGCACCCAGTGTGTCATCTTCTGGTGCAAGGGAAAGTACAAGGGATCTTAACTATACTGGACGCCAAAATATGGAACAAGCAAATCAAACTAGCAATGCTTCAGGACCTTTGGGGAATGCTGCTCCAATGCGAGGAATGACAGCTAGAACAGTTGTTGCAGCTATTCCAGGACGTTCTCCCAGTGAACATTCTGGTTCTGGTCCTGTCCTTAGTGTTCTCTTTCCTGTACATGTGGGGTCACAACCATCGAACCCCACACCTTCCACTTCATCTCAAAATTCCCATCCTTCTATAATTAGTGGAACACAACCTGCTACAGCACAGACTGTTCAACATTCTTCTTCAGAATCTGCTATTGTTCCTCAAGTAGTGGCACAAGAACACACACAGACTGATCATTCTGGCACTGCACCAGATCAAACAAATGGATGTGCCCCTGCCAAAAGCATATCAGACACGGTCGGGCAGCAGTTAGTTACTGAAG GTTCTGCATCAAGAAATAGTTGTGAGAATATTGTAAGTGATTGGACTGATAATAGCCTTGATTCTGCAAACAAGAATATTGAGACGCACGTTCCTGGGATTTCCACAGCAGCTGGAAAGCAG CATTCTTTGATTACTGGTGGGATGGGCGGGTCTGCATCCTCGAAACCTGTAAACACTTTGACTACTAAGGAAAAGTCCTCTGAGGACAAGATGAAGGACATTGCACAAAGTAGCAAGTCTGGTGGGACTGATAGGACTACCCCTTTGGGGCTTGGATTGGGCGGTCTGCAACCCAAG AAGCGGAGAAACGTAGCAAAGCCTATAGTTAAGGATGGAAAATCCCATGATTCATCATCCGTTAGTCAAAATCAAGAATCTATTTCTAGGGGCCAAGAGTTACTGAGATCAATTGTTTCCCATGTCTCCGATGGTAACCGAGACAGTATGAATATGTCCTCTGGTCCATTTCCTTCTGCTGCCTTTAATCAGTTTGCACGTAGCATAAATTTTGTTGGGCAAGATTCAAGGGAACGAGTAAATGCTGGTGACTTGATGAGCCAGGTCCTTGGTAGCCctgcttttaataattttttgacGAATTTTGGTGGAGTTCCATCAGTTAGTGTTAATGAATCTGAACCAGAGTCTCAAAGTTATAATACAATCAGACCAGACGAGAGGATACACAAAAGTGAATTGCAG TCTCCTCAGATTGATCTTCATGAAGCACAACAAAAGATTGAACAGAACGACTCTCCTGGAAGTATTTTCCGTGCCATGCTGGAAAGTGCAGGTGGTCTTTATGGTGAAGATAACCATGAGGGCCTTCTTCAAGAACTCGGAGATGATGTAGAGCTCAGTAAT GAATATTCAGAGATATTGCATCGTCATATTCAGCAGAGGCTCACTAAGGAACCGGAatcaaaagagaagttttaa
- the LOC121976443 gene encoding probable serine acetyltransferase 2, translated as MACRCVVIQQVDEGGEEAKANGRVSLGGCHRETIFPMYAVGKSKANSISRTILDVAGDPIWDSIRSDARFEADKEQILSSFLYASVLSHDCLERALGFVLSNRLQNATLLATQLMDIFYDVMKNDRVIQRSIRLDAQAFKDRDPACASYSWAILYLKGYHSLQSYRIAHALWNQGRKILALALQSRISEVFAVDIHPAARIGEGILLDHGTGLVIGETAVVGNWVSLMQGVTLGGTGKEVGDRHPKIAQGALIGASATILGNIVVGEGAMIAAGSLVLKNVPPHSMAVGNPAKIIGYIEDKDPSLTMKHDAGKDYFEHVAVGSTDGPNYGKKS; from the exons ATGGCTTGCCGATGCGTCGTCATCCAGCAGGTGGACGAGGGAGGGGAGGAGGCGAAGGCAAATGGTAGGGTTTCGCTGGGAGGATGCCACCGGGAGACTATTTTCCCCATGTACGCAGTGGGAAAATCCAAGGCGAATTCTATCTCCCGGACGATTCTCGATGTCGCTGGCGACCCCATCTGGGACTCTATTAGATCCGATGCCCGATTCGAG gcgGATAAGGAGCAAATTTTGAGCAGCTTCTTATACGCTAGTGTCTTATCTCATGATTGCTTAGAGCGTGCATTGGGGTTTGTTCTATCAAATAGACTTCAGAATGCAACACTTTTGGCTACACAATTAATGGATATCTTTTATGATGTTATGAAGAATGATCGAGTTATTCAACGCTCAATTCGCCTAGATGCTCAG GCATTCAAGGACAGAGATCCTGCTTGTGCATCATATAGTTGGGCAATATTGTACCTTAAG GGTTACCATTCTTTGCAATCATATCGAATAGCACATGCTCTATGGAATCAAGGGCGTAAAATCTTGGCCTTGGCATTACAAAGTCGAATTAGTGAG GTTTTTGCTGTGGATATACATCCAG CTGCAAGGATTGGCGAAGGAATACTATTGGATCACGGAACAGGTCTAGTCATTGGGGAAACTGCAGTTGTTGGAAACTGGGTTTCTCTGATGCAG GGTGTTACATTAGGAGGAACTGGTAAAGAAGTTGGAGATCGTCATCCCAAAATTGCTCAAGGTGCTCTAATTGGAGCTAGTGCAACAATTCTTGGTAATATTGTGGTTGGTGAAGGTGCTATGATCGCTGCGGGTTCCCTTGTCTTGAAGAACGTACCTCCACACAG CATGGCTGTGGGGAATCCAGCTAAAATTATTGGGTACATTGAAGATAAGGACCCATCTCTGACAATGAAGCACG ATGCCGGCAAAGATTACTTTGAACATGTAGCTGTTGGTTCTACTGATGGACCAAATTATG GAAAAAAAAGCTGA